ATCCAGCTGAACGACGGCGCCATCATCTCGGCGAAGACGTCGTCCCTGCTGGGAGCCTCTTCGGCCATGCTTCTGGATGCGCTGAAACATCTGGCCCATATTCCTGACGAAGTGCGCTTGCTTTCTCCCATGGTGATTGAACCTATCCAGAATCTAAAGACCAAGCAGCTCGGACACAAGAACCCGCGTCTGCACATGGATGAGGCCCTGGTGGCGCTTTCTGTTTGCGCCCTGACAGACTACAACGCGAAAATCGCTCTAGAGAAGTTGCCGGAACTCCGCCACTGCGAGGTCCATTCCAGCGTGATCCTTTCCCAGGTGGATGTAGGCGTGTTCCGCCGTCTCGGCGTGAATTTGACGACCGAGCCGAACTATCAGTCCGGCAACCTGTACCACGGGTAAAAAAAACTGTCTAAGCGCCGCATCGCAAACATACAAAAAGGCCGCGAATCAATCGCGGCCTCTTTTGGGAAAAGCTATTTCACCTGGGCACGAAGCGTCTGTACATTACCGCTCGAAACCACACGCACCAGGTATAAGCCTTGATTCAACTGACCCAGCGACACGCTATGGGTTCCGGCGGATTGCCCGTGATACCGCTTCTTGAGGTTGCCCTGCAAGTCAAAGACATACACCTTGACTCCTGACGCCGTGGTTGCAGTTACTGTCAGTTCGTTACGGACAAACTGTACCTTCAAACCGCTTGCAGCAACAAAAGCAAAGCCATCTCCCTGTTCTTTACTAGAACTCGAAGCAATCTCTACACTCGAACTTGAAGAAGCTTCAATAGAAACAGTGAGCGTCTGAGCCTTAAGGTCGTTGTAATTGTCATTACCCCTTACCATAAAGTAAACGGTATAATCACCCGCCTTCGTTGCGGTCGGCAAGGTCTTAGAATACTTGTCAGCGCCCTTTAACTTATAAACCATTACGCCGTTTTCA
The DNA window shown above is from Fibrobacter sp. and carries:
- a CDS encoding T9SS type A sorting domain-containing protein, producing the protein ENGVMVYKLKGADKYSKTLPTATKAGDYTVYFMVRGNDNYNDLKAQTLTVSIEASSSSSVEIASSSSKEQGDGFAFVAASGLKVQFVRNELTVTATTASGVKVYVFDLQGNLKKRYHGQSAGTHSVSLGQLNQGLYLVRVVSSGNVQTLRAQVK